A genomic segment from Treponema sp. Marseille-Q3903 encodes:
- the rplL gene encoding 50S ribosomal protein L7/L12 — protein sequence MAALTNDQILEAIASMSVLEVSELVKAMEEKFGVTAAVAVAAGPAAAGAEAGGEEQTEFTVTLESFDAAKKIPVIKVVREITGLGLGEAKALVEGAPKTLKEGVSKADADEIIKKVTEAGAKASRK from the coding sequence ATGGCAGCTCTCACAAATGATCAGATTTTAGAAGCAATCGCTTCAATGTCAGTTCTTGAAGTTTCAGAACTCGTAAAAGCAATGGAAGAAAAGTTCGGTGTTACAGCAGCAGTTGCAGTAGCAGCAGGTCCGGCAGCAGCTGGAGCAGAAGCTGGTGGCGAAGAACAGACCGAATTTACAGTTACACTCGAATCATTCGATGCAGCTAAAAAGATTCCTGTTATCAAAGTTGTACGCGAAATCACAGGTCTTGGACTTGGAGAAGCAAAAGCTTTGGTTGAAGGTGCACCAAAAACTCTTAAAGAAGGCGTAAGCAAAGCTGATGCTGACGAAATCATTAAGAAGGTAACAGAAGCTGGTGCTAAAGCTTCAAGAAAATAA